The following coding sequences lie in one Pseudomonas svalbardensis genomic window:
- the cbiE gene encoding precorrin-6y C5,15-methyltransferase (decarboxylating) subunit CbiE, with the protein MSPWLTVVGIGEDGFKGLGKNARHALLHASRIIGGQRQLDLLPACIRGERQLWPSPFSLERVLALRGEPVCVLASGDPMFFGVGASLARQLSSDEMLILPAPSSCSLAAARMGWPLQDVVTLSVVARPIAALNAQLFSGVRLLVLSNDGKSPAAIATLLRERGFGASRLTVLEHLGGAAERRIDGVANDWNNPVIADLNLIAIECIAEPNTQRLSRLAGLPDSAFKHDGQLTKRDVRAITLARLAPVPGELLWDVGAGSGSIGIEWMRAHPSCRALAIEADEGRQLLIEHNRDALGVPGLQLIRGSAPQALAGLERPDAIFIGGGVTREGVLDTCWAELKPGGRLIANAVTLQSEMTLMAWREQHGGELTRIHIAQAQPLGDFDTWRQALPITLLEVTKPFDA; encoded by the coding sequence ATGTCACCCTGGCTGACAGTAGTGGGAATCGGTGAAGACGGCTTCAAGGGCTTGGGCAAAAACGCCCGGCACGCTCTGCTGCACGCTTCGCGGATCATTGGCGGTCAGCGGCAACTGGATTTACTGCCGGCGTGCATCCGTGGCGAGCGGCAGTTGTGGCCCAGCCCATTCTCCCTTGAACGGGTATTGGCGCTGCGCGGCGAACCGGTCTGCGTGCTGGCCAGCGGCGATCCAATGTTCTTTGGTGTGGGCGCCAGCCTGGCCCGGCAGTTGTCCAGTGATGAAATGCTGATACTGCCGGCGCCATCCTCCTGTTCGCTGGCGGCAGCGCGAATGGGCTGGCCGTTGCAGGATGTGGTCACGCTTTCGGTGGTTGCTCGTCCCATCGCCGCACTCAATGCGCAGTTGTTCAGCGGTGTTCGCTTGCTGGTGTTGAGCAACGACGGCAAGAGCCCGGCCGCCATCGCGACGCTGTTGCGTGAACGCGGTTTCGGGGCGAGTCGCCTCACCGTGCTGGAACACCTGGGCGGTGCCGCCGAACGACGCATCGATGGCGTCGCCAATGACTGGAACAATCCTGTGATCGCCGATTTGAACCTGATCGCCATCGAGTGCATCGCCGAGCCCAACACGCAACGCCTCTCTCGACTGGCCGGCCTGCCGGACTCAGCCTTCAAGCACGACGGCCAATTGACCAAGCGCGACGTACGCGCAATCACGCTCGCGCGTCTCGCCCCGGTTCCCGGCGAACTGCTGTGGGACGTCGGCGCCGGCAGCGGCTCGATCGGCATTGAATGGATGCGCGCTCACCCAAGTTGCCGGGCGCTGGCCATCGAAGCTGACGAAGGGCGGCAGTTGTTGATCGAACACAACCGCGATGCCCTCGGCGTTCCCGGCCTGCAATTGATTCGCGGCAGTGCGCCGCAGGCCTTGGCCGGTCTCGAGCGTCCAGACGCGATTTTCATCGGCGGCGGCGTCACCCGCGAGGGCGTGCTCGACACGTGCTGGGCCGAACTCAAACCCGGTGGCCGACTGATCGCTAACGCCGTCACGTTGCAAAGTGAAATGACTTTGATGGCCTGGCGCGAGCAGCATGGCGGTGAGCTGACGCGCATTCATATCGCTCAAGCGCAACCGCTGGGGGACTTTGATACGTGGCGTCAGGCGTTGCCGATTACCTTGCTGGAAGTGACGAAGCCTTTCGATGCGTGA
- a CDS encoding PepSY-associated TM helix domain-containing protein, protein MKQPKVNFYNLAWRWHFYAGLFVAPFMVMLALTGIIYLFKPQLDPLMYGSLLNVPAGHHSVSADDLLKRVKAAYPQSQIKQYLPPVNAERSAQFVVINGGNELNVFVDPYHGDILGEQDAKKNLQAVARAIHGELMIGTVGDRLIELAAGWGVVLVVSGVFLWWPRGQAAGILWPRLSSRGRVLWRDLHAVTGFWGASLLLVMLLSGMTWTGFWGKQYAEVWNVFPAAMWDDVPKSDVEARSLNTATRQTVPWAMENTPMPMSGDHAEHMAHGSAQAGPAAPTISLQDVQNIAAQRKVEPGYSITFPTTATGVFTIAVFADDPRNDATLHVDQYTGDVLADVRFEQYGTVARATEISVMLHEGKMFGVFNQIIVLLICLMILLSAVSGVVIWWKRRPQGTFGVPPLRHDLPKWKTAMVIMLTLAVIFPLVGASLIVVWLLDRVLLSRLNERVEPTASA, encoded by the coding sequence ATGAAACAGCCCAAAGTGAATTTCTACAACCTGGCCTGGCGCTGGCATTTTTATGCCGGTCTGTTCGTCGCGCCTTTCATGGTGATGCTGGCCCTGACCGGCATCATTTACCTGTTCAAACCGCAACTCGATCCGTTGATGTACGGCAGCCTGCTGAACGTCCCGGCCGGGCATCACAGCGTCTCGGCCGACGACCTGCTCAAGCGGGTAAAAGCGGCGTATCCACAGAGTCAGATCAAGCAGTACCTGCCACCGGTCAACGCCGAACGCAGCGCGCAATTTGTCGTGATCAATGGCGGTAACGAGCTCAACGTATTCGTCGATCCCTACCACGGCGATATCCTCGGCGAGCAAGACGCCAAAAAAAATCTGCAAGCCGTTGCGCGAGCGATTCATGGCGAGTTGATGATCGGCACCGTCGGTGATCGACTGATCGAACTGGCCGCCGGTTGGGGCGTGGTGTTGGTGGTCTCCGGCGTCTTTCTGTGGTGGCCGCGTGGCCAGGCGGCCGGCATCCTGTGGCCGCGTTTGAGCAGTCGCGGTCGCGTGCTCTGGCGCGACCTGCACGCGGTGACCGGGTTTTGGGGCGCGTCGTTGCTACTGGTGATGCTGCTCAGCGGCATGACCTGGACCGGGTTCTGGGGCAAGCAATACGCCGAAGTGTGGAATGTCTTTCCGGCAGCGATGTGGGATGACGTGCCCAAGTCCGATGTCGAGGCCCGAAGCCTCAACACCGCCACCCGCCAGACCGTGCCATGGGCGATGGAAAACACGCCGATGCCGATGTCCGGCGACCACGCCGAACACATGGCCCACGGTAGCGCGCAAGCTGGCCCCGCCGCGCCGACCATCAGCTTGCAGGACGTGCAGAACATCGCTGCGCAACGCAAGGTCGAACCGGGTTACAGCATCACCTTCCCGACCACGGCGACTGGCGTGTTCACCATAGCGGTGTTCGCCGACGACCCGCGCAACGACGCTACGCTGCACGTTGATCAGTACACCGGCGATGTCCTCGCCGACGTGCGTTTCGAGCAGTACGGCACCGTCGCCCGTGCAACAGAAATCAGCGTGATGCTGCACGAAGGCAAAATGTTCGGTGTGTTCAACCAGATCATCGTGTTGCTGATCTGCCTGATGATTCTGCTCAGCGCCGTCAGCGGCGTGGTGATCTGGTGGAAGCGCCGTCCACAAGGAACATTCGGTGTTCCGCCGCTGCGCCACGATTTGCCGAAATGGAAAACTGCGATGGTGATCATGCTGACGCTGGCAGTGATCTTTCCGCTGGTGGGGGCTTCGTTGATCGTAGTGTGGCTATTGGATCGAGTTCTGTTATCGAGGCTCAACGAGCGAGTAGAACCTACCGCCTCAGCGTGA
- a CDS encoding cobalt-precorrin-5B (C(1))-methyltransferase, giving the protein MRDETAEQPAPLRSGLTTGSCATATSLAAARLLLSGVEADAVEIILPKGKQVQMRLEFCRLKDDGAEAGTIKDAGDDPDVTHGALLYSHVRLNARPGIRFNAGRGVGTVTRPGLVLGVGEPAINPVPRKMITDHLSLLAEELDYRGGFEVTINVEDGEALALKTMNPRLGILGGLSILGTSGIVRPFSCAAYIASIHQGIDVAKTNGYLHIAACTGNASEDTMRRVYDLPEIALIEMGDFVGAVLKHLRKVPVDTLSLCGGFGKISKLAAGHMDLHSRHSSIDLPQLAEWAAAIGADEVLQQGIREANTSQQALAMASAAGIALGDAVCQHALDFARSVVPAQVQVEVFAIDRQGAIVGHAGAFQ; this is encoded by the coding sequence ATGCGTGACGAAACCGCCGAACAACCCGCACCGCTGCGCAGTGGCCTGACCACCGGCAGCTGCGCCACCGCCACCAGCCTTGCGGCGGCTCGTCTGTTGCTCAGTGGCGTGGAAGCGGACGCCGTCGAGATCATTCTGCCCAAAGGCAAACAGGTGCAAATGCGCCTGGAGTTCTGTCGGTTGAAGGACGACGGCGCCGAGGCCGGAACGATCAAGGACGCCGGGGACGACCCGGACGTGACCCACGGTGCCCTGCTCTACTCCCACGTGCGCCTGAATGCCCGACCGGGCATTCGCTTCAATGCCGGTCGCGGCGTTGGCACGGTGACCCGGCCGGGGCTGGTGCTGGGCGTCGGTGAACCCGCAATCAACCCGGTGCCACGCAAGATGATCACCGATCACTTGTCGCTGCTGGCCGAGGAGCTGGATTACCGGGGCGGCTTCGAGGTCACCATAAACGTCGAGGACGGCGAAGCCCTGGCGCTGAAAACCATGAACCCGCGCCTGGGGATTCTTGGCGGCTTGTCGATCCTCGGCACCAGCGGCATCGTCCGGCCATTTTCCTGTGCGGCGTACATCGCCTCGATCCATCAAGGCATCGACGTCGCCAAAACCAACGGTTACTTGCACATCGCTGCGTGCACCGGCAATGCCAGCGAAGACACCATGCGCCGGGTCTACGACTTGCCGGAAATCGCCCTGATCGAAATGGGCGACTTCGTCGGCGCCGTGCTCAAACATCTGCGCAAAGTGCCTGTGGATACACTCAGCCTCTGCGGCGGCTTCGGCAAGATCAGCAAGCTAGCGGCTGGGCACATGGATTTGCACAGTCGGCATTCGAGCATCGACCTGCCGCAATTGGCCGAGTGGGCGGCGGCGATTGGCGCCGATGAGGTATTGCAGCAAGGGATTCGCGAAGCCAACACCAGCCAGCAAGCCTTGGCGATGGCCAGCGCTGCGGGCATCGCGCTCGGTGATGCGGTGTGTCAGCACGCGCTGGACTTTGCCCGCAGCGTGGTGCCGGCGCAGGTTCAAGTCGAAGTGTTTGCCATCGATCGCCAAGGCGCGATTGTCGGCCATGCGGGAGCTTTTCAATGA
- a CDS encoding DUF2946 domain-containing protein, producing MSRQRLAFAWIACFAVLFNLLAMPMSGAMAQTAKSPAEQLLWGSFCSSSGTKMVAISLGDIEQKAPQSDDHSNMQHCWCCSGSAPLVALPGHMPQLYFARFDANRSLPHASLDTTTPRQQWPSLNPRASPLV from the coding sequence ATGTCCCGACAACGGCTCGCATTTGCCTGGATCGCCTGCTTCGCAGTGCTGTTCAACTTGCTCGCCATGCCGATGTCCGGAGCAATGGCGCAGACGGCGAAATCGCCTGCCGAGCAGTTGCTGTGGGGCAGTTTCTGTTCGTCCAGCGGCACGAAGATGGTGGCGATTTCCCTGGGCGATATCGAGCAGAAAGCCCCGCAGAGTGACGATCATTCCAACATGCAGCATTGCTGGTGCTGTTCAGGTTCCGCGCCACTGGTGGCGTTGCCCGGGCACATGCCGCAACTGTACTTCGCGCGTTTCGATGCCAATCGAAGCCTGCCTCACGCCTCTCTCGATACAACGACACCGCGTCAGCAATGGCCAAGCCTGAACCCCCGCGCTTCCCCTCTGGTGTGA
- a CDS encoding precorrin-8X methylmutase, producing the protein MLDYIRDGQEIYRNSFAIIRAEANLERIPADLEKLAVRVIHACGMVDAIDGLQFSEGAGKAGRDALAAGAPILCDARMVSEGVTRTRLPANNEVICTLRDESVPELARELGNTRSAAALELWRPHLEGSVVVIGNAPTALFYLLEMLDAGAPKPALILGFPVGFVGAAESKAALAADSRGVPFVIMQGRLGGSAMAAAAVNALATEIE; encoded by the coding sequence ATGCTTGATTACATCCGCGACGGTCAGGAGATCTATCGCAACTCCTTCGCGATCATTCGTGCCGAGGCCAACCTCGAGCGTATTCCGGCCGACCTGGAAAAGCTCGCGGTCCGTGTGATCCACGCCTGCGGTATGGTCGACGCCATCGACGGGCTGCAATTTTCCGAAGGCGCGGGCAAGGCCGGGCGTGATGCGCTGGCCGCCGGTGCACCGATCCTGTGCGATGCGAGGATGGTCAGTGAAGGTGTGACCCGCACGCGTTTGCCTGCGAACAACGAAGTCATCTGCACCCTGCGCGATGAAAGCGTTCCGGAGCTTGCCCGCGAGCTGGGCAACACCCGCTCCGCCGCCGCGCTGGAACTGTGGCGCCCGCACCTGGAAGGCAGCGTGGTGGTGATCGGCAACGCGCCGACCGCACTGTTTTACCTGTTGGAGATGCTCGATGCCGGCGCACCGAAACCGGCACTGATTCTCGGCTTCCCGGTGGGCTTCGTCGGCGCCGCAGAATCCAAGGCAGCGCTCGCGGCGGACAGCCGCGGCGTGCCCTTCGTCATCATGCAAGGCCGGCTGGGCGGTAGCGCCATGGCCGCCGCCGCCGTCAATGCCCTCGCCACGGAGATCGAATGA
- a CDS encoding TonB-dependent copper receptor: MSRFSADTRLSPAQASFAPNESSIRLRHATAFLCGALLTPMVLADEHAGHSEELSPTVITAIAPSSPLTIVTNPKDPRQPVPASDGGDYLKTIPGFALVRNGGTNGDPVLRGMFGSRLNILTNGGQLLGACPGRMDAPTSYISPETYDKLTVIKGPQTVLWGPGASAGTILFDREPESFGELGTRVNASVLAGSNGRFDKVVDAAAGGPLGYVRVIGNTAHADDYQDGNNDTVPSRYDKWNGDVAVGWTPDADTLLELTAGKGDGEARYAGRGMDGSQFERESLGLRFEKSNIGDVLDKVEAQVYYNYADHVMDNYTLRTPSGTGMMAGPMASNVDRRTLGARIKATWRWADVQLISGIDAQTSEHRQRNAMGIDVYKDLPRNKDADFHNYGVFSELTWYAADRDRLITGARLDRASAKDFRQTTGSGMMARPNPTADDTRADTLPSGFVRYEHDLADSPTTLYAGLGHTQRFPDYWELFSPKSGPAGSVNAFDSIKPEKTTQLDFGLQYKTEDLEAWASGYVGQVRDYILFNYTPAMMGMTSQAQNIDARIMGGELGAAYKLTSNWKADATLAYAWGKNSSDGNALPQMPPLDARFGLTYSEDNWSAGALWRVVAAQNRIDQNKGNVVGKDFDKTSGFGVFSLNGAYRINKNWKVSTGVDNLFGKAYAEHLNLAGNAGFGYPANDPQAIKEPGRTLWTKVDMSF, translated from the coding sequence ATGTCCAGGTTTTCTGCTGACACACGCTTGAGCCCTGCCCAAGCTTCTTTTGCCCCGAACGAATCCAGTATTCGTTTGAGGCACGCCACCGCCTTCCTTTGCGGTGCACTGCTGACACCCATGGTGCTGGCCGATGAACACGCCGGTCACAGCGAAGAACTAAGCCCGACGGTGATCACCGCCATTGCGCCGAGTTCGCCACTGACCATCGTCACCAATCCCAAGGACCCACGCCAACCGGTGCCGGCCAGCGACGGTGGCGATTACCTGAAAACCATTCCCGGCTTCGCCCTGGTGCGCAATGGCGGCACCAACGGCGACCCGGTACTGCGCGGCATGTTCGGCTCGCGACTGAACATCCTCACCAACGGCGGCCAGTTGCTCGGCGCCTGCCCCGGCCGAATGGACGCACCGACCTCCTACATCTCGCCGGAAACCTACGACAAACTGACCGTGATCAAAGGCCCGCAAACCGTGCTCTGGGGACCGGGCGCGTCGGCCGGAACGATCCTCTTCGACCGTGAGCCAGAAAGCTTCGGCGAACTCGGCACGCGGGTGAACGCCAGCGTGCTGGCTGGCTCCAACGGGCGCTTCGACAAAGTGGTGGACGCTGCTGCCGGCGGGCCATTGGGTTACGTGCGAGTGATCGGCAACACCGCGCATGCCGACGACTACCAGGACGGCAACAACGACACCGTGCCGTCGCGCTACGACAAGTGGAATGGCGATGTCGCGGTGGGCTGGACCCCGGACGCCGACACCCTGCTGGAGCTCACCGCCGGCAAGGGCGATGGCGAAGCGCGTTATGCCGGGCGCGGCATGGACGGCTCGCAGTTCGAGCGCGAAAGCCTGGGCCTGCGGTTCGAGAAGTCGAACATCGGCGATGTGCTGGATAAAGTCGAGGCGCAGGTTTACTACAACTACGCCGACCACGTGATGGACAACTACACCCTGCGCACGCCGTCCGGCACCGGAATGATGGCCGGCCCGATGGCCTCCAACGTCGACCGTCGAACCCTCGGCGCACGGATCAAAGCCACCTGGCGCTGGGCCGATGTGCAGTTGATCAGCGGCATCGATGCGCAGACCAGCGAACACCGCCAACGCAACGCCATGGGCATCGACGTCTACAAGGATCTTCCGCGCAACAAGGACGCCGACTTCCACAACTACGGCGTGTTCAGCGAACTGACCTGGTACGCCGCCGACCGCGACCGGCTGATTACCGGCGCGCGACTGGACCGCGCCTCTGCCAAGGATTTCCGGCAGACCACTGGCTCCGGTATGATGGCGCGCCCGAACCCGACTGCCGACGACACCCGCGCCGACACCCTGCCGAGCGGGTTCGTCCGTTATGAGCACGACCTGGCTGACAGCCCGACCACGCTGTATGCCGGCCTCGGCCACACCCAGCGTTTCCCGGATTACTGGGAGCTGTTTTCGCCCAAATCGGGGCCCGCCGGATCGGTGAATGCCTTCGATTCGATCAAGCCTGAGAAAACCACCCAGCTCGACTTCGGCCTGCAATACAAGACCGAAGACCTGGAAGCCTGGGCCTCGGGGTACGTCGGGCAGGTGCGCGATTACATCCTGTTCAACTACACGCCCGCAATGATGGGCATGACCTCGCAAGCACAAAACATCGACGCACGAATCATGGGCGGCGAATTGGGTGCGGCCTACAAGCTGACCAGCAATTGGAAAGCCGACGCAACCCTGGCCTACGCCTGGGGCAAGAACAGCAGCGACGGCAACGCACTGCCGCAAATGCCACCGCTGGACGCACGTTTCGGCCTGACCTACAGCGAAGACAACTGGAGCGCCGGGGCCTTGTGGCGCGTGGTCGCGGCGCAAAACCGCATCGACCAGAACAAGGGCAACGTCGTCGGCAAGGACTTCGACAAGACCTCGGGTTTTGGCGTGTTCTCGCTCAATGGCGCCTACCGAATTAACAAAAACTGGAAGGTCAGCACCGGCGTCGACAACCTGTTCGGCAAGGCGTACGCCGAGCACTTGAACCTAGCCGGCAACGCTGGTTTCGGCTACCCGGCCAATGACCCGCAAGCCATTAAAGAACCGGGGCGCACGCTCTGGACCAAGGTGGACATGAGTTTCTAA
- the cobG gene encoding precorrin-3B synthase: MSSALRPSACPGLLRIVQALDGGICRIKLNGGSISAAQADAVASAAEWFAGGVIEATNRANLQIRGIGNEQGALIDGLMAAGLGPSTAAGDDVRNLMLSPSAGIDQQMLFDTRPLAEQILVTLQSHERFHDLSAKFAVQLDGGEGLAMLEHPHDLWLCATEREGELVFAFGLAGCPVDSPVGAVSLEQGHALVVAVLELFLDLARPEQTRMRHLLADCSLDGFLARLAERVPLMPIKGWQRKVSPSVLHIGAHPQREAKRVYIGAVPPLGRLNPAMLRGVAHLARDQGDGSLRFTPWQSLLLPGVHVDDAREVIHSLEQLGLRCSADDALAHLIACTGSTGCGKGLADTKGDARQLAALLQRHGQTLNVHLSGCQRSCAAAHSAPITLLAVSPGNYDLCFRDAAQPGFGALHARNLTIEAVAALLDARSWSPLDA, from the coding sequence ATGTCCTCAGCCTTACGCCCCTCGGCCTGTCCGGGGTTGCTGCGTATCGTCCAGGCGCTGGACGGTGGTATCTGCCGGATCAAGTTGAATGGCGGTTCGATCAGTGCGGCTCAGGCCGACGCGGTGGCCAGTGCAGCTGAGTGGTTCGCTGGCGGCGTGATCGAGGCGACCAACCGCGCCAACCTGCAAATTCGCGGGATTGGCAATGAACAGGGCGCCTTGATCGACGGCCTGATGGCGGCCGGGTTGGGGCCCAGCACCGCCGCTGGCGACGATGTGCGCAATCTGATGCTCAGCCCGAGTGCGGGAATTGATCAGCAGATGCTGTTCGACACGCGCCCGCTGGCCGAACAGATCCTCGTTACGCTGCAAAGCCATGAACGCTTCCACGACCTCAGCGCCAAGTTTGCCGTGCAACTGGATGGCGGCGAAGGTCTGGCGATGCTCGAACACCCTCATGATCTGTGGCTGTGTGCCACTGAGCGAGAGGGCGAGCTGGTTTTTGCATTCGGTCTGGCGGGGTGTCCAGTGGACTCGCCTGTGGGTGCGGTGTCACTGGAGCAGGGCCACGCGCTGGTGGTCGCGGTTCTGGAGTTGTTCCTTGACCTGGCGCGTCCCGAGCAGACACGCATGCGGCATTTGCTCGCTGATTGTTCGCTCGACGGGTTTCTCGCTCGTCTGGCCGAACGTGTGCCGTTGATGCCCATCAAGGGTTGGCAGCGCAAGGTAAGTCCGAGTGTCTTGCACATCGGTGCTCATCCACAGCGTGAGGCCAAGCGCGTGTATATCGGCGCGGTGCCGCCGCTGGGCCGTCTCAATCCCGCGATGCTCAGAGGCGTCGCACACCTGGCACGTGACCAGGGCGACGGCAGCCTGCGCTTCACACCCTGGCAAAGCCTGTTATTACCCGGTGTCCATGTCGACGATGCTCGGGAAGTTATCCACAGCCTTGAACAACTCGGTCTGCGTTGCTCGGCCGACGATGCCTTGGCGCACCTGATCGCCTGCACCGGTTCGACGGGTTGCGGCAAAGGCCTGGCCGACACCAAGGGCGATGCCCGACAACTGGCGGCGCTGCTGCAACGTCACGGCCAGACACTGAACGTGCACCTGTCTGGCTGCCAGCGTTCCTGTGCCGCCGCGCATAGTGCGCCGATCACCTTGCTGGCGGTTTCTCCCGGTAACTACGACCTCTGTTTTCGCGACGCAGCGCAGCCGGGTTTCGGCGCGCTGCACGCACGCAACCTTACTATTGAAGCGGTCGCAGCCTTGCTCGACGCCCGCTCATGGAGCCCCCTTGATGCTTGA
- a CDS encoding precorrin-2 C(20)-methyltransferase, which yields MQQPGRLIGLGVGPGDPELITVKALRLLRESPVVAYFVAKGKKGNAFGIIEAHLQDAQTLLPLVYPVTTEALPAPLSYEQVISDFYDAAGEELAAHLDAGRDVAVICEGDPFFYGSYMYLHDRLAERYEAEVVPGVCSMLGGASVLGAPLVYRNQSLSVLSGVLPADDLKRRLADADAAVIMKLGRNFPKVRQVLEELGLAERALYVERATMANQKIVPLNQVEPMSSPYFSLIIVPGERWQG from the coding sequence ATGCAGCAACCTGGACGTTTGATCGGCCTGGGCGTCGGCCCCGGTGATCCGGAACTGATTACCGTCAAAGCCCTGCGCCTGCTGCGCGAATCGCCGGTGGTGGCGTACTTCGTCGCCAAGGGCAAAAAAGGCAACGCCTTCGGCATCATCGAGGCGCATTTGCAGGACGCGCAAACACTGCTGCCGCTGGTGTATCCAGTGACCACCGAGGCGTTGCCGGCGCCGCTGTCGTATGAACAAGTGATCAGCGATTTCTACGATGCGGCCGGCGAAGAACTGGCCGCGCACCTGGACGCTGGCCGTGACGTGGCGGTGATCTGCGAAGGCGATCCGTTCTTCTACGGTTCCTACATGTACCTGCACGATCGACTGGCCGAGCGCTATGAAGCCGAAGTTGTGCCGGGCGTTTGTTCGATGCTCGGCGGCGCTTCGGTGCTGGGTGCGCCGCTGGTGTATCGCAATCAGAGTTTGTCGGTCCTGTCGGGCGTATTACCTGCCGACGATCTCAAGCGTCGTCTGGCCGATGCCGATGCAGCGGTGATCATGAAACTGGGGCGCAACTTTCCCAAGGTCCGTCAGGTGCTTGAAGAACTCGGGCTGGCGGAGCGTGCGCTATACGTTGAACGCGCGACCATGGCCAACCAGAAAATCGTTCCGCTGAATCAGGTCGAGCCGATGTCCTCGCCGTACTTCTCGCTGATCATTGTGCCCGGCGAACGGTGGCAAGGCTGA
- a CDS encoding copper chaperone PCu(A)C — protein sequence MLNKLIALAVLLLPACFANAHEYKAGELEIAHPWSQELPPNAPTVAAYFVIHNSGKTADRLLSVDSPIAGIAQLHEHVMQNDLMKMQQVPNVEIPAGGNVTFAPMAYHVMLLELKDRSLLTDGKRFPLTMHFEKSGDVTVEIAVQKKAPDGMQAHVHAQ from the coding sequence ATGTTGAACAAACTCATCGCCCTGGCTGTGTTGCTGCTGCCTGCCTGTTTTGCCAATGCCCACGAATACAAGGCAGGGGAGCTGGAAATCGCTCATCCGTGGTCGCAAGAATTGCCACCCAACGCACCGACCGTTGCTGCGTATTTCGTGATCCATAACAGCGGCAAAACGGCCGACCGACTGCTCAGTGTCGACTCGCCGATTGCAGGCATTGCTCAACTGCACGAGCACGTCATGCAAAACGACCTGATGAAAATGCAGCAGGTGCCGAACGTCGAAATCCCTGCCGGTGGCAACGTCACTTTTGCGCCGATGGCCTACCACGTGATGCTGCTGGAATTGAAAGACCGCAGCCTGTTAACCGACGGCAAACGCTTCCCGCTGACGATGCATTTCGAGAAGTCCGGCGACGTGACGGTCGAAATCGCGGTGCAGAAAAAAGCACCGGACGGCATGCAAGCACACGTGCACGCTCAGTAA
- a CDS encoding DUF2946 domain-containing protein: protein MRPLSARSSAHRRQPLSLTRGSWISLFAMLMIFIGPLISQSMPMDQRASSMSMSMSMDMSMDMSAMEHADHGAQPAAEHCPPKASAHALWEKCGYCSLLFNCPALTGGQSFIAYDTPTATTFTTPFPRLGHARQTFFPGARTRAPPIAA, encoded by the coding sequence ATGCGCCCGCTTAGCGCCAGGTCATCCGCACACCGTCGTCAGCCGTTAAGCCTGACGCGCGGCAGCTGGATCAGCCTGTTCGCCATGTTGATGATCTTTATCGGCCCGCTGATTTCTCAGTCGATGCCGATGGATCAACGCGCCTCGTCGATGTCGATGAGCATGTCGATGGACATGAGCATGGACATGTCGGCAATGGAGCACGCCGACCACGGCGCGCAACCCGCCGCCGAGCACTGCCCGCCCAAAGCCTCGGCCCACGCGCTCTGGGAAAAATGCGGTTATTGCAGCCTGCTGTTCAATTGCCCGGCGCTGACTGGCGGCCAGTCCTTCATCGCGTACGACACGCCAACAGCCACCACTTTCACCACCCCTTTCCCCCGACTGGGCCACGCCCGGCAAACCTTCTTCCCCGGCGCCCGCACTCGCGCCCCACCCATCGCCGCGTAA
- a CDS encoding cobalt-precorrin-6A reductase, which yields MKRVLLLGGVTEALAIARTLGPEHIYSLAGVGRVPTDLSCQVRVGGYGGAEGLAQFIRDEGIDLLLDATHPYAAHISQNAATAARLSGIACWALRRPAWQPQAGDDWRDVSDWAELIEALKPLRRPLFTLGREPLQHLHEIPPEQFWTLRALDVYPGNERCEVIGARGPFLIEDERELFERRQIDVLISKNSGSTATEPKLEVARERGVPVIVLQRPVLPGVDREFGSVKDVLAALTAGLTT from the coding sequence ATGAAGCGCGTGTTGTTGCTGGGTGGCGTGACGGAAGCCTTGGCCATCGCCCGGACCCTAGGGCCGGAACATATCTATAGCCTGGCCGGAGTGGGGCGTGTGCCGACAGATCTGAGCTGTCAGGTTCGCGTTGGCGGTTACGGCGGTGCCGAAGGGCTGGCGCAGTTCATTCGCGATGAAGGGATCGACCTGCTGCTGGACGCCACCCACCCCTACGCCGCACACATCAGCCAGAACGCCGCCACCGCTGCGCGGTTGAGCGGCATTGCATGCTGGGCGTTAAGGCGCCCGGCCTGGCAACCACAGGCAGGGGATGACTGGCGAGATGTCAGCGACTGGGCCGAGTTGATCGAAGCGCTGAAACCGCTCCGGAGACCGCTGTTCACCCTCGGCCGCGAACCATTGCAACATCTGCATGAAATCCCGCCAGAGCAATTCTGGACCTTGCGTGCACTGGACGTTTACCCGGGCAATGAGCGCTGCGAAGTCATCGGTGCGCGCGGGCCGTTTCTGATTGAGGATGAACGTGAACTGTTTGAGCGTCGGCAGATTGATGTGCTGATCAGCAAGAACAGCGGCAGCACGGCGACCGAGCCGAAGCTGGAAGTGGCACGGGAGCGTGGGGTGCCGGTGATTGTTTTGCAGCGGCCAGTGTTGCCGGGGGTAGATCGAGAGTTTGGGTCGGTGAAAGACGTGTTGGCAGCCCTAACGGCAGGACTCACAACATAA